One window of the Thermococcus sp. P6 genome contains the following:
- a CDS encoding ABC transporter permease subunit — protein MKRRKGELLKSASLTALAVFVMFLILFPVYYIFVVSVTPSSTLATTKLELLPRNASLDSYREVLFGFRGGKINENFTGTIEGNVRVENGMLYVTDGVLRGTVEYGPFTGLKFEIPVEKAVFKVTSGGVEGGTFSGDVRGLFILTRINDDGSIGFGIVRNLQLEDGVKGTLAQGPTGRDYIIVRNSGKVDFTTIGKFVNSLFFRYLKNSLIIATLAVLLTLLFVVPAAYAFSRMKFFGREHILYFYLMFTQVAGGLGIAGLIALYGMIVKLGLYDKLPVLSLIYAAGSVPFNTWLLKGYIDSISPDFDEAAVIDGASYLQIIRHVLLPMALPGIATVTILSFIGGWTEFILASLLLTEKNQPMAVWIYLLTGGIGRGIDWSYFGAAALLFALPVFVMFMLAQNYIRSGLTMGGLKE, from the coding sequence ATGAAGAGGAGGAAGGGAGAACTCCTGAAGAGCGCCTCTCTAACCGCACTGGCGGTTTTCGTAATGTTCCTGATACTCTTCCCGGTCTACTACATATTCGTGGTTTCAGTAACCCCCAGCTCCACGCTCGCGACGACGAAGCTTGAATTGTTGCCGCGTAACGCCAGCCTCGACTCCTACAGGGAGGTTCTCTTCGGATTTAGGGGCGGCAAGATAAACGAGAACTTCACCGGAACCATCGAGGGAAACGTCAGGGTGGAAAACGGCATGCTCTACGTAACAGACGGGGTTCTCAGGGGAACCGTAGAGTACGGGCCGTTCACGGGATTGAAGTTCGAGATACCCGTTGAAAAAGCGGTCTTCAAGGTTACTTCCGGAGGGGTTGAGGGGGGAACCTTCAGTGGAGACGTCAGGGGCCTTTTCATCCTCACGAGGATCAACGACGACGGCAGCATAGGCTTTGGAATAGTCAGGAACCTTCAGCTCGAGGATGGTGTTAAGGGAACCCTCGCCCAGGGGCCAACCGGAAGGGACTACATCATCGTCAGAAACTCAGGGAAGGTGGACTTCACCACCATTGGAAAGTTCGTCAACTCGCTGTTCTTCCGCTATTTGAAGAACAGCCTCATAATAGCAACCCTGGCAGTGCTCCTGACACTGCTCTTCGTGGTTCCGGCCGCCTACGCGTTCTCGCGCATGAAGTTCTTCGGAAGGGAGCACATACTGTACTTCTACCTGATGTTCACGCAGGTTGCAGGGGGTCTTGGAATAGCGGGCTTGATAGCCCTCTACGGCATGATAGTGAAGCTCGGCCTCTACGACAAACTGCCCGTTCTGTCCCTCATATACGCCGCCGGTAGCGTTCCCTTCAACACGTGGCTCCTCAAGGGTTACATAGACTCGATAAGCCCCGATTTCGACGAGGCGGCTGTAATCGACGGCGCCAGTTACCTTCAGATAATCAGGCACGTGCTCCTTCCAATGGCCCTGCCGGGAATAGCCACGGTGACGATACTGTCCTTCATAGGCGGCTGGACGGAGTTCATCCTGGCGAGCCTTCTCCTGACGGAGAAGAACCAGCCCATGGCGGTGTGGATATACCTGCTAACGGGCGGTATAGGCAGGGGCATAGACTGGAGCTACTTCGGGGCGGCTGCACTGCTCTTCGCCCTGCCGGTGTTCGTGATGTTTATGCTCGCCCAGAACTACATAAGGAGTGGCCTCACCATGGGAGGCCTGAAGGAATGA
- a CDS encoding carbohydrate ABC transporter permease has protein sequence MKKTTTIALFLILPGIAAFLFFNLWPIVYSIYLAFTNAQLGNFPVQAPQAPKLTFVGLENFRWILSDEKFRSAFVWTWLFVLTSVTLKALAGIFLSLLYNSRYVKGKNIYRSLLIIPWALPLLFSVTVWKFMFDPIFGPVNQVLKSLGIHTLPNWINDPVWGFVALNVIEVWLAYPFMMTVITAALQSVPDTLVEAAIIDGANYWQRIRHVVLPIIGKPVAFATILTSASSFQYFMVPYIYNSSLFEDRFLLLYGFRKAFGATPHYGRAAAVMVIATTVLAVYMYVNVRITRLQEGARG, from the coding sequence ATGAAAAAAACCACAACGATCGCCCTGTTCCTAATCCTCCCGGGCATAGCGGCGTTCCTCTTCTTCAACCTGTGGCCGATAGTGTACTCCATCTACCTCGCCTTCACGAACGCCCAGCTCGGGAACTTCCCCGTTCAGGCCCCGCAGGCACCCAAGCTGACCTTCGTGGGGCTGGAGAACTTCAGGTGGATACTAAGCGACGAAAAGTTCAGGAGTGCCTTCGTCTGGACGTGGCTGTTCGTCCTAACGAGCGTTACCCTCAAGGCCCTCGCCGGCATATTCCTCAGCCTTCTCTACAACAGCAGATACGTCAAAGGTAAGAACATCTACAGGTCGCTTCTGATAATTCCCTGGGCGTTGCCCCTGCTCTTTTCTGTTACCGTATGGAAGTTCATGTTCGACCCGATTTTTGGCCCCGTGAATCAGGTTCTCAAGTCCCTGGGGATTCACACGCTCCCGAACTGGATCAACGACCCGGTGTGGGGTTTCGTTGCCCTCAACGTAATCGAGGTGTGGCTCGCGTATCCCTTCATGATGACGGTAATCACCGCCGCCCTCCAGTCGGTTCCGGACACTCTGGTGGAAGCGGCCATAATAGACGGCGCCAACTACTGGCAGAGGATAAGGCACGTTGTCCTTCCGATAATCGGAAAACCGGTAGCGTTCGCCACCATCCTTACCAGCGCCTCCAGTTTCCAGTACTTCATGGTGCCCTACATCTACAACTCCAGCCTCTTCGAAGACAGGTTCCTGCTCCTCTACGGTTTCAGAAAGGCCTTCGGGGCCACACCGCACTACGGAAGGGCCGCGGCGGTCATGGTAATAGCCACCACCGTTCTGGCCGTTTACATGTACGTCAACGTTAGGATAACCAGACTTCAGGAGGGTGCCAGAGGATGA
- a CDS encoding extracellular solute-binding protein, producing the protein MRKGLFALLLVGVLVLGVVASGCISGGETTTTSTPAGTTSSTTSTIETTTETTTTQTTSTSTETSATTCGSGKVVIWHAMQPNELEVFQGLAEEYMAECPDVEIVFEQKPNLEDALKAAIPAGKGPDLFIWAHDWIGKFAEAGLLEPIDDYVTDDVLNQFAPAAQEAIQYKGHFYAMPFAAETVALIYNKDMVNEPPKTFDEMKAIMEKYTDPDNEKYGIAYPINAYFISAWAQVFGGYYFDDKTEQPGLDDPKTVEGFKFFFSSIWPYMAPTGDYNTQQSVFLEKRAPMMVNGPWSIADVKKAGINFGVTPLPPVTKDGKEYWPRPYGGVKDIYFVKGIQNKEAAWGFVKWLTTSPEAIKELSLKLGYIPVLKPVLDDPEIQKDPVIYGFGQAVQHMYLMPKSPKMSAVWGGVDGAINDILKDPANADIEAILQNHQQEILKNING; encoded by the coding sequence ATGAGGAAAGGACTGTTTGCATTACTTCTGGTTGGTGTTTTGGTTTTGGGAGTGGTGGCCAGCGGATGCATAAGCGGTGGGGAAACTACCACAACCAGCACCCCGGCTGGGACCACTTCGTCGACCACCTCCACCATCGAGACCACTACTGAAACCACCACAACCCAAACCACCAGCACCTCCACTGAGACGTCAGCCACGACTTGCGGCAGCGGTAAGGTCGTGATCTGGCACGCCATGCAGCCCAACGAGCTCGAGGTCTTCCAGGGCCTCGCCGAGGAGTACATGGCCGAGTGCCCTGACGTTGAGATAGTCTTCGAGCAGAAGCCCAACCTTGAGGACGCCCTAAAGGCCGCCATCCCCGCGGGCAAGGGACCCGACCTCTTCATCTGGGCCCACGACTGGATAGGAAAGTTTGCGGAGGCTGGCCTCCTCGAGCCCATAGATGACTACGTGACCGATGATGTTCTCAATCAGTTCGCTCCCGCCGCTCAGGAAGCAATCCAGTACAAGGGCCACTTCTACGCCATGCCCTTCGCCGCCGAGACGGTTGCCCTCATATACAACAAGGACATGGTGAACGAACCGCCCAAGACCTTCGACGAGATGAAGGCCATCATGGAGAAGTACACCGATCCTGACAACGAGAAGTACGGAATAGCGTATCCGATTAACGCCTACTTCATCTCGGCATGGGCGCAGGTCTTCGGTGGCTACTACTTCGACGATAAGACCGAACAGCCGGGACTCGACGATCCAAAGACGGTAGAGGGCTTCAAGTTCTTCTTCAGCAGCATATGGCCCTACATGGCCCCGACCGGCGACTACAACACCCAGCAGAGCGTCTTCCTCGAGAAGAGAGCCCCCATGATGGTCAACGGCCCGTGGAGCATAGCGGACGTTAAGAAGGCGGGCATCAACTTCGGCGTCACCCCGCTCCCGCCCGTGACCAAGGACGGAAAGGAGTACTGGCCGAGGCCCTACGGCGGTGTTAAGGACATTTACTTCGTGAAGGGGATCCAGAACAAGGAAGCGGCATGGGGCTTCGTGAAGTGGCTCACCACCAGCCCGGAGGCCATAAAGGAGCTCTCCCTCAAGCTCGGCTACATTCCGGTTCTCAAGCCGGTCCTCGACGATCCGGAGATACAGAAGGATCCGGTTATATACGGTTTCGGACAGGCCGTTCAGCACATGTACCTGATGCCCAAGAGCCCGAAGATGAGCGCGGTCTGGGGCGGTGTTGACGGGGCCATCAACGACATACTTAAGGATCCGGCCAACGCGGACATAGAAGCCATACTCCAGAACCACCAGCAGGAGATCCTTAAGAACATTAACGGATGA
- a CDS encoding TrmB family transcriptional regulator: MMEKEIIEKLQRLGLTKYEALAYITLLKLGPSKATEITRESGIPHTRVYDVLSSLHRRGFVDVMQGTPRLYKPVNPEVILEKIKDEFIKDIEDLKTAFLELYREVHGEDLPEIWTIQGFDNTLERAGYVIRTAKHEVLINTPLRFLKLLKGEIRARKDVIFVIVSNFEEIPDWLERDNIILARSGGAPWLMASWIIGDLDYALFFGALPRDRRREKFYSFWAKSPRVIQNYMHWFYTIYFDNSTLLKPLRYESLPKPLSLVNIRTLITTLKFTSLPREAEVVGRLVESREPVTLRGEITAYEYTPLTASVSVRADGRDWKVGGIGSYFEDVEGEKFILLE, from the coding sequence ATGATGGAGAAGGAGATAATCGAGAAACTTCAAAGGCTCGGACTGACGAAGTATGAGGCTCTGGCATACATAACCCTTCTGAAGCTCGGTCCGAGCAAGGCCACCGAGATAACCCGGGAGAGCGGGATTCCCCACACGAGGGTTTACGACGTCCTCAGCTCCCTCCACAGGAGGGGTTTTGTGGATGTGATGCAGGGGACGCCGAGGCTGTACAAGCCCGTCAACCCTGAGGTGATCCTCGAGAAGATAAAGGACGAGTTCATAAAGGACATCGAGGATCTGAAGACGGCTTTTCTCGAGCTCTATCGTGAGGTGCACGGCGAAGATTTACCCGAGATATGGACGATTCAGGGTTTTGATAACACCCTCGAACGCGCGGGATACGTCATCAGGACGGCCAAACACGAGGTTCTCATAAACACCCCCCTAAGGTTCCTCAAGCTCCTTAAAGGCGAAATACGCGCCAGAAAGGACGTAATCTTCGTCATAGTAAGTAACTTTGAGGAAATCCCGGACTGGCTCGAGAGGGATAACATCATCCTCGCCCGGAGTGGAGGCGCCCCATGGCTTATGGCCAGCTGGATAATCGGCGACCTTGACTACGCCCTGTTCTTCGGAGCCCTTCCCCGGGACAGGCGGCGTGAGAAGTTCTATTCCTTCTGGGCGAAGAGCCCCCGGGTAATCCAGAACTACATGCACTGGTTCTACACGATCTACTTCGACAACAGCACCCTGCTGAAACCCCTGAGGTACGAATCCCTGCCGAAGCCCCTGTCCCTTGTAAACATCAGAACCCTGATAACGACCCTGAAGTTCACCAGTCTCCCGAGAGAGGCTGAGGTGGTCGGCAGACTCGTGGAGAGCAGGGAACCGGTAACCCTGAGGGGCGAGATAACGGCCTATGAGTACACCCCCCTGACGGCCAGCGTGAGCGTTAGGGCGGATGGAAGGGACTGGAAGGTCGGTGGCATCGGCAGTTACTTCGAGGACGTTGAGGGGGAGAAGTTCATCCTCCTCGAGTGA